One region of Estrella lausannensis genomic DNA includes:
- the treS gene encoding maltose alpha-D-glucosyltransferase, which produces MKQDPLWFKHAVFYQLHVKCFRDSNHDGIGDFRGLTEKLDHIQNLGCNAIWLQPFYPSPLRDDGYDIADYHAIHPDYGTLKDFKLFLKEAKERGIRVVTELVLNHTSDQHAWFKRARLSPKGSKWRNFYIWSEAPDKYLDCRIIFKDFETSNWAFDPVADSYYFHRFYSHQPDLNYDNPEVHQEIFKIVDFWLGMGVDGLRLDAVPYLYKREGTDCENLPETHAFLKKLRSYIDSKYENKMLLAEANQWPEQACLYFGEGDECHMAFHFPVMPRLFMAIHKEDRFPIIDILDQTPTPPAVCQWAMFLRNHDELTLEMVTDEERDYMWRVYAKDPRARINLGIRRRLAPLMENDRQKIELMFTLLLCLPGSPVIYYGDEIGMGDNYYLGDRNGVRTPMQWNNDRNAGFSDGDPQKLYLPLIIDPKYHHAHVNVENEEQSPSSLLSWIKTVIAIRQAHPAFGSGTLKFVDAKNPKVLAFVREYDGDAILVVVNLSRFSQYVEIDLADWKGSIPVDLFSHNNFANITAADYGLTLGRYGYFWLALEPAKMRTSSHEEPIGHKFSLESSWDEVLKKENRTLMLKESLPQFLSKQRWFRSKGKPIKKVQIQDEVKFGNAKILNVGVSFLDDQQENYQLPVTFIPASELTQLKKEAPNSIIAEIEVAGERGALADAVYQKEFRTSLLDALIRKSTMVSQSGEVFSESIAKLRKTFLDRKEVESSLMTMEQSNTSINYGDSVILKLYRRIEEGTNPDFELVRHLTEKSGFGHVPEYLGGIEWKVGPSPKSQIALAQRFIEKGTSAWDFTLQEMETKFPELEEKTQEILKRSDSPERKRALVKAEAERVFKDYLKLADLLGERTAGLHLAFSSDNESPEMVPESFSMLYQKSLYQAMRTQTKKTLELLKERISSLKPDEAELARKVLHCEESILTILKRLETRRFSAHKIRIHGDLHLGQIICTGSDALIIDFEGEPALPLGERRLKRPVIQDIAGMVRSFDYALTHFIISRGKTKNEAATSAKDALSLALRERFTQSYLNAIKGAKTPLVPDNPTELSILMNAFLLNKAIYEIGYEIRNRPDWIQIPMQGLLNILKEMR; this is translated from the coding sequence ATGAAACAAGATCCGCTCTGGTTTAAACACGCTGTCTTCTACCAACTCCATGTGAAATGCTTCCGAGACTCCAATCACGACGGCATCGGAGATTTCAGGGGACTGACAGAAAAACTTGATCACATCCAAAATTTGGGCTGCAACGCCATCTGGCTCCAGCCTTTCTATCCGTCTCCTCTCAGGGACGATGGCTACGACATCGCGGACTACCATGCCATCCACCCTGATTACGGCACATTAAAAGACTTTAAGCTTTTTCTTAAAGAGGCCAAAGAGCGGGGAATCCGCGTCGTCACCGAGCTTGTCTTAAACCACACTTCTGACCAGCACGCCTGGTTTAAACGGGCAAGACTATCACCTAAGGGCTCGAAGTGGCGCAACTTTTATATCTGGTCGGAAGCTCCAGACAAGTACCTGGATTGCCGCATCATTTTCAAAGATTTCGAAACTTCCAACTGGGCCTTCGACCCAGTTGCCGACAGCTACTACTTCCATCGGTTTTACTCCCATCAGCCGGACTTGAACTATGACAATCCTGAAGTGCACCAAGAGATTTTCAAGATCGTGGATTTCTGGCTCGGCATGGGCGTCGACGGCCTGCGCCTCGATGCTGTTCCCTACCTCTACAAGCGCGAAGGAACCGACTGCGAAAACCTGCCCGAGACACACGCCTTTCTGAAGAAATTAAGAAGCTATATCGACTCCAAGTACGAAAACAAAATGCTGCTTGCAGAAGCCAACCAGTGGCCGGAACAGGCATGCCTCTATTTTGGAGAGGGCGATGAGTGTCATATGGCGTTTCACTTCCCTGTGATGCCAAGGCTGTTTATGGCCATACACAAGGAAGATCGTTTTCCGATCATCGACATTTTAGACCAGACACCGACGCCTCCCGCAGTGTGCCAATGGGCCATGTTCTTGCGCAACCACGATGAGCTCACCCTTGAGATGGTGACCGATGAAGAGCGGGATTACATGTGGCGCGTCTATGCCAAAGATCCCCGAGCCCGCATCAACTTAGGGATTCGCAGAAGACTGGCGCCTCTCATGGAAAATGACCGTCAGAAAATCGAACTCATGTTCACGCTGCTGCTCTGTCTCCCGGGATCTCCCGTCATTTATTATGGCGATGAGATTGGGATGGGTGACAATTACTACCTGGGCGACCGTAACGGTGTGCGCACACCGATGCAGTGGAACAACGACCGCAATGCCGGTTTCTCCGATGGCGATCCGCAAAAACTCTACCTCCCTCTGATCATCGACCCCAAATACCATCATGCACATGTTAACGTAGAAAATGAGGAACAATCGCCCTCTTCGCTTCTTTCCTGGATTAAGACGGTTATAGCCATCCGTCAGGCTCATCCAGCCTTCGGTTCGGGCACTTTGAAATTCGTGGACGCGAAAAACCCGAAAGTTCTGGCTTTTGTCCGCGAATATGATGGGGACGCTATCTTGGTTGTCGTCAATCTCTCCAGGTTCTCGCAATACGTCGAGATAGATCTTGCCGACTGGAAGGGATCGATTCCCGTCGATCTTTTCAGCCACAACAACTTTGCCAACATCACAGCTGCGGACTACGGACTGACTCTGGGACGCTATGGATATTTCTGGCTTGCCCTGGAGCCTGCTAAAATGCGAACAAGCAGCCATGAAGAACCCATCGGACATAAATTCTCATTGGAATCGAGCTGGGATGAGGTGTTAAAAAAGGAAAACCGCACTCTCATGCTAAAGGAGAGCCTGCCTCAGTTTCTTTCCAAGCAACGATGGTTTCGCTCGAAGGGCAAACCGATTAAGAAGGTGCAGATACAAGATGAAGTCAAATTCGGCAATGCCAAAATCTTGAATGTGGGGGTTTCTTTCCTGGATGACCAGCAGGAAAACTATCAGCTCCCGGTCACTTTCATCCCTGCATCCGAGCTGACCCAATTAAAAAAGGAAGCTCCCAACTCCATCATCGCAGAGATTGAGGTTGCCGGCGAGCGCGGCGCCCTTGCTGACGCCGTCTATCAGAAAGAGTTCAGAACATCGCTGTTAGATGCATTGATCCGCAAATCGACTATGGTCAGCCAGTCAGGCGAAGTGTTTTCTGAGAGCATCGCCAAGCTCAGGAAGACCTTTCTCGATAGAAAGGAAGTGGAGTCGTCTCTGATGACCATGGAACAGTCCAACACATCCATCAATTACGGCGACAGTGTCATTCTGAAGCTTTACAGACGGATTGAAGAGGGAACCAACCCCGATTTTGAGCTGGTGCGCCATCTGACCGAAAAAAGCGGTTTTGGACACGTGCCGGAATACTTAGGAGGAATCGAGTGGAAAGTCGGTCCCAGCCCCAAGTCGCAAATAGCACTGGCGCAGCGATTCATCGAAAAAGGCACCTCGGCCTGGGATTTTACGTTGCAAGAGATGGAAACGAAATTTCCTGAGCTGGAGGAAAAAACCCAAGAGATTCTCAAGAGGAGCGACAGCCCTGAAAGGAAGAGGGCGCTTGTCAAAGCAGAGGCGGAAAGGGTCTTTAAAGACTACCTCAAGCTAGCTGATCTGCTCGGAGAGAGAACAGCGGGGCTCCATCTGGCTTTCTCATCCGATAATGAGAGTCCTGAGATGGTGCCGGAGTCCTTCTCGATGCTGTATCAAAAGTCGCTCTACCAGGCAATGCGTACGCAGACGAAGAAAACTCTGGAGCTGTTGAAGGAAAGGATCTCCTCCCTCAAGCCCGACGAGGCTGAACTTGCCAGAAAGGTTTTGCACTGCGAAGAGAGCATCCTCACCATTTTAAAAAGGTTGGAGACCAGACGCTTTTCCGCACACAAAATCCGCATCCACGGTGATTTACACCTTGGCCAGATTATATGCACCGGCTCTGATGCCCTGATCATCGATTTTGAAGGGGAGCCTGCACTGCCTCTCGGCGAGAGAAGGCTTAAGCGTCCGGTGATTCAGGATATCGCCGGTATGGTGAGGTCTTTTGACTATGCGCTGACACACTTCATCATCAGCCGTGGTAAAACCAAAAATGAAGCGGCCACCTCCGCTAAGGACGCGCTCTCTTTAGCGCTTAGGGAAAGATTTACACAAAGCTACCTCAATGCCATCAAAGGAGCTAAAACGCCGCTTGTACCGGATAATCCCACGGAGCTTTCTATCCTGATGAACGCCTTCCTTCTCAACAAAGCTATCTACGAGATTGGCTACGAGATCCGAAACCGTCCGGACTGGATCCAGATACCCATGCAGGGACTCTTGAATATCCTCAAGGAGATGCGTTAA
- the glgB gene encoding 1,4-alpha-glucan branching protein GlgB, with amino-acid sequence MQETAPMSLMTDSDIHLFKEGKHFRLYEKLGSRVVSVDGVKGVLFAVWAPNAKSVSVIGDFNGWNGNKNPLFPRWDSSGIFEGFIPHIGQGALYKYRIVSRERGAVLEKSDPFAFLSEAPPKTASVVTDLSYEWDEEEWEEERRQRNALAAPMSIYEMHLGSFRKNPEEGGRSLTYREMADFLPGYINEMGFTHVQFMPVMEHPFEGSWGYQTVGYFAPTSRFGTPQDFMFLIETLHRSGIGVILDWVPSHFPSDEHGLYRFDGTHLFEHEDPRLGFHPDWKSHIFNYGRHEVRSFLISSALFWLDKYHVDGIRVDAVASMLYLDYSRKEGEWIPNLYGGRENLDAIRMIKDLNEAIYLYYPYAQTIAEESTAWPMVSRPTYLGGLGFGMKWNMGWMHDTLCYFKLDPVHRRYHHNELLFSMIYAYTENFMLPLSHDEVVHGKGSLLAKMPGDDWQKFANLRLLFGYMYTHPGKKLLFMGSEIASFSEWNHSQSLDWHLLQYDRHVGIKRWLMDLNRVYKEEKALFELDFSHEGFEWIDIADSNSSVISFYRKGKNEADSLIAVLNFTPIPRTNYRIGVKEKGYYQEILNSDSTYYGGSDCGNFGGVEAKPIHVHGKEWSISLSLPPLSLILLKRQ; translated from the coding sequence ATGCAGGAGACAGCCCCCATGTCGCTCATGACAGATTCCGATATCCATCTATTTAAAGAAGGAAAGCACTTCAGGCTCTACGAAAAGCTTGGGTCGCGGGTTGTTTCTGTCGATGGTGTCAAGGGGGTGCTCTTTGCTGTCTGGGCTCCAAACGCCAAGAGCGTATCGGTTATCGGGGATTTCAACGGATGGAACGGAAACAAAAATCCTCTATTTCCCCGTTGGGACAGCTCCGGAATTTTTGAGGGATTCATCCCCCACATAGGACAGGGAGCGCTCTATAAATACAGGATAGTCTCCAGGGAGCGGGGGGCTGTCTTAGAAAAGAGCGACCCGTTTGCCTTTTTATCCGAAGCGCCTCCAAAAACCGCCTCGGTTGTGACCGATCTGTCTTATGAGTGGGATGAGGAAGAGTGGGAAGAAGAGAGAAGGCAGCGTAACGCGCTCGCAGCTCCCATGTCCATTTACGAAATGCACCTCGGTTCCTTCAGGAAAAATCCTGAAGAGGGCGGCCGCTCATTAACATACCGCGAGATGGCTGATTTCCTCCCGGGCTACATCAACGAAATGGGCTTTACCCACGTGCAGTTCATGCCGGTGATGGAACACCCTTTCGAGGGCTCCTGGGGCTATCAGACGGTCGGATACTTTGCCCCGACCAGCCGTTTTGGCACTCCTCAAGATTTTATGTTCCTCATCGAGACACTCCACCGGAGCGGTATTGGAGTCATTCTCGACTGGGTTCCCTCGCATTTTCCATCGGATGAACATGGCCTCTATCGCTTTGACGGCACCCATCTGTTCGAGCATGAAGACCCCCGCCTGGGGTTTCATCCCGACTGGAAGAGCCATATCTTCAACTATGGCCGCCACGAAGTGCGCTCCTTTCTGATCTCTTCGGCGCTCTTCTGGCTCGACAAGTACCATGTCGACGGGATTCGGGTGGATGCTGTGGCCTCCATGCTGTACCTGGACTATTCGCGAAAAGAAGGGGAGTGGATCCCCAACCTTTACGGCGGCAGGGAAAATCTGGATGCCATCCGGATGATCAAAGACTTAAATGAAGCGATTTACCTCTACTACCCTTATGCCCAGACGATCGCCGAGGAGTCCACGGCGTGGCCGATGGTATCGCGTCCGACCTACCTAGGGGGCTTGGGTTTTGGCATGAAGTGGAACATGGGCTGGATGCACGACACGCTCTGCTATTTTAAGCTCGATCCCGTGCACCGGAGGTATCACCACAACGAGCTTCTCTTCAGCATGATCTATGCCTACACCGAAAATTTCATGCTTCCTCTCTCTCATGACGAGGTTGTCCATGGCAAAGGCTCGCTTCTTGCCAAGATGCCGGGCGATGACTGGCAAAAATTCGCTAATTTACGGCTTCTGTTTGGATATATGTACACCCATCCGGGAAAAAAATTGCTGTTCATGGGCTCGGAGATCGCCTCCTTCAGCGAGTGGAACCACAGCCAGAGCCTCGATTGGCATCTTTTGCAGTATGACCGACATGTCGGGATCAAGCGTTGGCTGATGGATTTAAACCGCGTATACAAAGAGGAGAAGGCCCTGTTTGAGCTGGACTTTAGCCACGAGGGTTTCGAGTGGATTGATATCGCCGATAGCAACAGCAGCGTTATCAGCTTTTATCGAAAGGGAAAAAATGAAGCGGACTCTCTCATTGCGGTACTCAACTTCACTCCGATCCCTCGGACAAATTACCGCATCGGGGTTAAAGAGAAAGGGTATTACCAAGAAATTCTCAACAGCGACTCCACCTACTATGGCGGTTCCGACTGCGGCAATTTCGGAGGTGTGGAGGCAAAGCCCATCCATGTCCATGGCAAAGAGTGGAGCATCAGCCTTTCGCTGCCTCCTCTTTCTCTCATTTTGCTTAAGAGGCAATAA
- a CDS encoding small ribosomal subunit Rsm22 family protein gives MHLPRPLQLAIEKAADTAQFKQLSTAREELTRRYQQPAKGQFMTTKAERLSYLISRMPATFAAVSKALESIRERANLSIRSLADLGAGPGTASWAFAEYFPELEEFNPVEMDRELQLIGKQLAQSSDREGLRRAVWQESNLEKVESLPPADAVVFSYSVGELKQEILLPLIDRAWESAGQLLLIVEPGTPAGFERIRSIRQHLIDKGAFLIAPCPHPGACPMTGSDWCHFAARVERSSLHRRIKGGTMGFEDEKFSYVAAVKQSVILPGSRILAGPEIHSGHVTLKLCTLEGLKRETISKKRGELYKLARKAEWGSSLP, from the coding sequence ATGCACTTACCCCGTCCTCTACAACTGGCCATCGAAAAGGCCGCAGATACAGCACAATTTAAACAACTCTCGACTGCCCGTGAAGAGCTGACGCGCCGCTACCAGCAGCCAGCCAAAGGGCAGTTCATGACAACAAAGGCAGAGCGCCTCTCTTATCTGATATCCCGCATGCCGGCGACTTTTGCGGCAGTTTCAAAAGCTTTGGAATCCATCCGCGAAAGGGCAAATCTGTCTATCCGCTCGCTTGCCGATCTGGGGGCTGGACCAGGGACTGCTTCATGGGCGTTTGCTGAATATTTCCCTGAACTTGAGGAATTTAATCCGGTGGAAATGGATCGGGAGCTGCAATTGATTGGTAAACAACTTGCGCAGTCGAGTGACAGGGAAGGGTTGAGGCGCGCTGTCTGGCAAGAGTCCAATTTGGAAAAGGTGGAATCCCTGCCCCCGGCAGATGCGGTCGTTTTTTCCTATTCAGTGGGCGAGCTTAAGCAAGAAATTCTTCTCCCCCTTATCGATCGGGCGTGGGAGTCTGCCGGGCAGCTGCTGCTGATCGTAGAACCGGGCACCCCTGCCGGGTTTGAAAGAATCCGCTCCATTCGACAGCACTTGATCGATAAGGGGGCGTTTCTGATTGCCCCATGTCCTCACCCCGGGGCCTGTCCGATGACCGGTAGCGATTGGTGCCATTTCGCGGCCCGGGTCGAACGCTCCTCGCTTCACCGCCGCATCAAGGGGGGGACGATGGGTTTTGAGGATGAAAAATTTTCATATGTCGCTGCTGTTAAACAATCTGTGATATTACCCGGATCCCGGATACTTGCCGGTCCAGAGATTCACTCAGGGCATGTGACACTCAAGCTGTGCACTCTAGAAGGGCTGAAGCGCGAGACAATCTCCAAAAAGAGAGGCGAACTCTACAAGCTCGCCCGCAAAGCCGAGTGGGGAAGCTCTCTGCCTTAA